The Pontibacter pudoricolor genome contains a region encoding:
- a CDS encoding 3'-5' exonuclease, whose product MDFVTLDFETATPQRDSPCEIGLTIVRDRKIVETKSWLIKPLYYPNFNHFNVAVHGIRPSDVANQPTFEQLWPVIKPYMEGQLLIAHNASFDFSVLRKTLATYNLPLPQARFACSLKFSRSIWKGLTAYDLKTLCNMHRIHFLHHRAASDAHACAALTLKALDHTGTRHETEFPEKMLSPITHLC is encoded by the coding sequence ATGGATTTTGTTACCCTGGATTTTGAAACTGCCACACCGCAACGCGACAGCCCCTGCGAGATCGGGTTAACTATAGTTCGGGACAGAAAAATTGTAGAGACAAAATCGTGGCTGATAAAACCGCTGTATTACCCGAATTTCAACCATTTTAATGTTGCCGTGCATGGTATCCGCCCATCGGATGTAGCAAACCAGCCTACCTTTGAGCAACTATGGCCGGTTATTAAACCCTACATGGAAGGACAGCTGCTTATTGCCCACAATGCCAGTTTCGACTTCAGTGTGCTGCGTAAAACATTGGCTACCTATAACCTTCCGCTACCACAGGCCCGTTTTGCCTGCAGCCTCAAGTTCTCGCGCAGTATCTGGAAAGGTCTTACCGCTTACGACTTAAAAACGCTCTGCAACATGCATCGTATTCATTTTCTGCACCACAGGGCCGCTTCCGATGCACATGCCTGCGCGGCGCTTACCCTAAAAGCCTTAGATCATACCGGTACAAGGCACGAAACAGAGTTTCCGGAAAAAATGCTGAGCCCCATTACCCACCTGTGCTAA
- a CDS encoding ankyrin repeat domain-containing protein — MTFYSTSKEHLLFDAARNGDVAYLKQCIADGDDLSITNGRGFTPLIIASYDEQREATRLLLEAGADPNAQDSGGNTALMGVSFKGYPVIAQLLIAHGADLNLQNGNGGTALMFATLFGRNALVKLLVEAGADKTIRDVRGLTALDLAYQQGNEEAIPLLQENAAVNDTGEG; from the coding sequence ATGACATTCTACTCAACAAGTAAAGAACACCTGTTATTTGATGCTGCCCGAAACGGAGATGTGGCGTACCTGAAACAGTGTATAGCCGACGGCGACGACCTGAGCATTACCAATGGCAGGGGATTTACCCCTCTGATCATAGCCAGTTACGATGAGCAACGGGAAGCAACGCGTTTGCTCCTGGAAGCCGGCGCCGATCCTAATGCGCAGGACAGCGGTGGTAACACAGCGTTAATGGGCGTGAGTTTTAAAGGCTATCCCGTGATTGCGCAGCTACTGATAGCGCACGGCGCAGACCTGAACCTGCAGAATGGCAACGGTGGCACAGCCCTGATGTTTGCAACGTTGTTTGGCCGTAATGCTCTGGTTAAGTTATTGGTAGAAGCCGGAGCCGATAAAACCATACGGGATGTTCGCGGACTAACGGCCCTTGATCTGGCTTACCAGCAGGGCAACGAAGAAGCTATTCCGTTGCTGCAGGAAAATGCAGCGGTAAACGATACAGGAGAAGGTTAA
- a CDS encoding methylglyoxal synthase: MKTIALIAHNNRKADLLSWVEENQETLRGYSLIGTTNTAKLINDRLDLNIEPFGHGPSGGDILLAARILQGEIDKVIFFIDAETPHGHEHDIQTLIRTAVLNNIPIALNRASADLIILNK, translated from the coding sequence ATGAAAACGATAGCTCTGATTGCCCATAATAATCGCAAAGCCGATCTGCTGAGCTGGGTAGAAGAAAACCAGGAAACGTTGCGGGGTTACAGCCTGATCGGGACTACCAATACGGCCAAACTGATAAACGACCGGCTGGACCTGAACATTGAACCTTTCGGCCATGGCCCGAGCGGAGGGGATATTCTGCTGGCAGCCCGGATTCTGCAGGGTGAGATAGACAAGGTCATCTTTTTTATTGATGCCGAAACACCCCACGGCCACGAACACGACATTCAGACACTGATTCGCACAGCAGTGCTTAACAACATCCCGATTGCATTGAACCGCGCTTCTGCTGACCTGATCATACTGAACAAATAA
- a CDS encoding serine acetyltransferase: MISYIFQDWETNKGNLKGRLVMVLFRLARPASINKFFRIIWLPYLIFYKLLVEWFMCIELPHWTKVGKGLYIGHGHALVVNGCSIIGENCFIRHSTTLGNVRLEDGSYTGSPILGNNVELGSNVCIIGEVRIGNNVKIGAGSVVVKDIPDNSVAVGNPARVIKTLNPVSAPVITYEPEVLV, encoded by the coding sequence ATGATTTCATATATATTTCAGGATTGGGAAACGAACAAAGGGAACCTGAAGGGAAGACTGGTAATGGTTCTTTTCCGGTTAGCCCGCCCTGCATCCATCAACAAGTTTTTCAGGATTATCTGGCTGCCTTACCTTATATTTTACAAGCTACTCGTGGAGTGGTTTATGTGCATTGAGTTACCGCACTGGACAAAAGTAGGGAAGGGGCTTTATATTGGCCACGGACACGCGCTGGTGGTAAACGGCTGCAGCATTATCGGCGAAAACTGCTTTATCAGGCACTCCACCACATTAGGTAATGTCCGCCTGGAGGATGGTTCGTATACAGGTTCCCCCATACTCGGCAATAATGTGGAGCTGGGTAGTAATGTGTGTATCATCGGGGAAGTACGGATCGGGAATAATGTAAAGATTGGCGCCGGCTCCGTGGTGGTGAAAGACATCCCGGATAACAGCGTGGCAGTCGGCAACCCGGCCCGTGTCATTAAAACACTTAATCCCGTTTCAGCTCCGGTCATAACGTACGAACCAGAAGTGTTGGTGTAA
- a CDS encoding oxygenase MpaB family protein — protein MEYFVEKNSVVRQIWGKGDTILFIFAGASAEFALNKAVDWLYFTGRLPADPLGRLFSTVEYARKIVFSEKQAAWRAIDAMAAIHAAVEAKRGSSIPDWAYRDVLFMLIDYSIRSFEVLERKLAETEKEEVFEVFYRVGYRMGVKGLPDNYKDWVIMREDHLQNNLQKSHFTTNLFSQYRKHLGIVRYRILLEAQALIVPGKVRTLLGFRKTSLLKPLLGVYKLSRFVNADKLLKALIMPSAYKSEIKALDSVTST, from the coding sequence ATGGAATATTTTGTTGAAAAGAACTCTGTGGTGCGGCAGATCTGGGGCAAAGGCGATACGATACTTTTTATTTTTGCAGGTGCCTCTGCCGAGTTTGCGCTCAATAAGGCGGTAGACTGGCTCTACTTTACCGGCCGCCTTCCTGCAGATCCGTTGGGCAGGCTTTTCTCTACGGTGGAATATGCCCGTAAAATTGTTTTTTCGGAGAAGCAGGCTGCCTGGCGTGCTATTGATGCGATGGCTGCCATACATGCAGCTGTTGAAGCAAAGCGAGGCAGCAGCATTCCTGACTGGGCGTACCGCGATGTCCTGTTTATGCTGATCGACTATTCCATCCGCTCTTTTGAAGTGCTGGAACGTAAACTGGCAGAAACTGAGAAAGAAGAAGTGTTTGAGGTTTTTTACAGGGTTGGCTACCGCATGGGCGTAAAGGGCCTGCCCGACAACTATAAAGACTGGGTAATAATGCGGGAGGACCATCTGCAAAACAACCTGCAAAAGAGCCACTTCACCACAAACCTGTTCAGCCAGTACCGCAAACATCTGGGCATCGTCAGGTACCGGATCCTGCTGGAAGCCCAGGCACTTATAGTTCCGGGAAAGGTGCGTACCTTACTGGGGTTCAGGAAAACATCGTTGTTAAAGCCCTTGCTTGGCGTATACAAACTCAGCCGGTTTGTAAATGCCGATAAATTGCTGAAAGCGTTGATCATGCCTTCGGCTTACAAGTCAGAGATCAAAGCGTTGGATAGCGTAACTTCCACCTGA
- a CDS encoding head GIN domain-containing protein translates to MKMNYLKVWLGKGRLLLFVLSVSTFSACEDTNCIKGEGTIETRVLNLEPFTRIEANGDFKVYLTQGPNQKVEVKGEPNILSQLETSISNNTWKITHRECVRRSDDVEVYITIPEVESLYLNGSGHIEGQNTITATDLPVAVNGSGRIVLDVMANKIITQVTGSGKVVLQGEAPVQTIDISGSGRAEAFNLSSENVRVNISGSGTGEVTALDLLDVTISGSGNLYYKGNPAISQNISGSGKVIKK, encoded by the coding sequence ATGAAAATGAATTACCTGAAAGTGTGGCTAGGAAAGGGGCGACTTTTACTATTTGTTTTATCAGTATCTACGTTCAGCGCCTGCGAAGACACGAACTGTATTAAAGGTGAGGGCACTATTGAAACACGCGTCCTGAACCTGGAACCTTTTACTAGGATAGAAGCCAACGGCGACTTTAAAGTTTACCTGACCCAGGGACCAAATCAGAAAGTAGAAGTGAAAGGGGAGCCGAACATCCTGAGTCAGCTGGAAACAAGCATTAGCAACAACACCTGGAAAATCACTCACCGGGAGTGTGTAAGAAGAAGCGATGATGTAGAGGTTTACATCACCATACCGGAAGTAGAGTCGCTTTACCTGAACGGGTCGGGGCACATAGAAGGGCAAAACACAATAACAGCAACCGACCTGCCTGTAGCAGTGAACGGCTCCGGGAGAATCGTGCTGGATGTAATGGCTAACAAAATCATTACGCAGGTAACAGGCTCCGGAAAAGTTGTATTGCAGGGCGAGGCACCGGTCCAAACCATTGATATCTCCGGTTCAGGGCGTGCCGAAGCCTTTAACCTCAGCTCCGAAAACGTGAGGGTAAACATTTCTGGTTCGGGAACCGGCGAAGTAACTGCGTTGGATTTACTGGATGTAACCATCTCGGGTAGCGGAAACCTGTACTATAAAGGCAACCCAGCTATTTCTCAAAATATATCCGGCTCCGGCAAAGTCATCAAGAAATAA
- a CDS encoding DUF3943 domain-containing protein produces the protein MKFLYTILWFLLVTAPLHAEAVATTGSATFSTVNTGADPAPGSRQLVREHFRTIIRNAKTSAYPGLIVEKKEKPFVQEQERNQRAPLWKPAAQVIGINLLFMGYNRYVAKADYGYVDIDTWKHNLSSEPEWDTDEFGINFIGHPYQGTLYFNAARSQGYTYWQSLPFAVAGSLTWEYFGENTLPSYNDMIYTPLNGAALGEILHRLSSNILDDRTRGRERAIREVAAGIINPVRGLNRLVQGQTFQVTDEDLYENEPLNLTVFTGLHRLNKEENDVFGKGKSNSMLSLQLDYGRPFEIMKRQPFDFFRLRAEFSTGKADTIASRINNVTGYGILAGRNMQLGRLSLLTGAFQYYDYWNTRNFELGALGFGGGIFSMLEFGSRVNLFTNAHLGIIPLAGNSTRSAQDLAGFRNYTFNTGLQGKIESTLALSDHATIAFVYYHFWLNTFDGIKGNNSIGIVRPRATVRLYKNLSLGYEHFGYATNRRLEDYPDQKSVVTEQKIFLQLFLEAPQRSGGYH, from the coding sequence ATGAAATTCTTATATACAATCCTCTGGTTCCTTTTAGTTACAGCGCCTCTGCATGCAGAAGCAGTTGCTACTACCGGATCTGCAACTTTTTCAACAGTTAACACAGGAGCTGATCCGGCACCCGGCAGCCGTCAACTGGTACGGGAACACTTCAGAACTATAATTCGGAACGCTAAAACATCAGCCTATCCGGGCCTTATAGTTGAGAAAAAGGAGAAACCTTTTGTGCAGGAGCAGGAACGTAACCAACGGGCCCCACTCTGGAAACCGGCCGCGCAGGTTATCGGCATTAACCTGTTGTTTATGGGCTATAACCGCTATGTAGCAAAAGCAGATTATGGGTATGTAGATATCGATACCTGGAAACACAACCTTAGCTCCGAGCCGGAATGGGACACAGACGAATTCGGAATAAACTTTATCGGGCATCCTTACCAGGGTACGTTATACTTTAATGCGGCTCGATCGCAAGGCTATACTTACTGGCAATCGTTGCCGTTTGCGGTGGCAGGCAGCTTAACCTGGGAGTATTTTGGTGAGAATACGCTGCCATCTTATAACGACATGATCTACACGCCCCTGAACGGGGCCGCGCTCGGGGAAATCCTGCATCGCCTCAGTTCCAATATTCTTGATGACCGTACCAGGGGCAGAGAGCGGGCCATACGCGAGGTGGCGGCAGGAATCATAAACCCAGTTCGTGGTTTGAACAGGTTGGTACAGGGGCAAACCTTCCAGGTAACTGATGAAGACCTGTACGAAAATGAGCCGCTAAACCTGACGGTTTTTACCGGTCTCCACCGCCTGAACAAGGAAGAAAACGATGTGTTTGGGAAAGGCAAAAGCAACAGCATGCTTAGTTTGCAGCTGGACTATGGCAGGCCTTTTGAAATCATGAAGCGTCAGCCATTTGACTTTTTCAGGCTCAGGGCCGAGTTTAGTACAGGGAAAGCAGATACTATAGCCAGCCGCATAAATAACGTAACAGGCTATGGAATATTGGCCGGTCGTAACATGCAGTTGGGGCGGTTATCACTTTTAACAGGCGCTTTTCAGTATTATGATTACTGGAATACACGTAATTTTGAGCTGGGCGCATTAGGCTTTGGTGGAGGCATTTTCTCGATGCTTGAGTTTGGCAGCCGGGTAAATTTATTTACAAATGCGCACCTGGGCATCATTCCGCTGGCTGGTAACAGTACCCGATCTGCTCAGGATCTTGCTGGCTTCCGAAACTATACCTTTAATACTGGTCTGCAGGGCAAAATAGAAAGCACGCTCGCCTTAAGCGACCATGCAACTATAGCTTTTGTATATTATCATTTCTGGCTCAACACATTTGATGGTATCAAGGGAAACAACTCCATAGGTATCGTCAGGCCAAGGGCTACTGTTCGGCTTTACAAAAACCTGAGCCTGGGCTACGAGCACTTTGGCTATGCCACCAACAGGAGGCTGGAGGATTACCCGGATCAGAAGTCGGTAGTAACCGAGCAGAAAATATTTTTGCAGCTTTTCCTGGAAGCTCCCCAGCGGAGTGGAGGTTACCATTAA
- a CDS encoding sensor histidine kinase, which produces MNDLTMKSFIAEPLQRNKVEFWAATTIFVFALFSLITADSPNEHHFWEVGYNFQYYENYFWPQLVRYTLLYLTFLLLNFKVMPAFISKHKVWLYVFITLLAFIALSLFAGILDTYTKGYLFEEFATQDETYSHIFQNSFRHTLWLFLMFGFYSAIKFTGLYLLSNSTVIQSKYRIVTRDALTAFVFWMVSVFLLLIMDVGEEITVVWAVFSLSALLLYCISFYTLIPKSLNTKKPLRSYILRTLLILALAYLPIAFIIMMVVHHEDVAFGVSFFNILFQLAVTVPLTWVLFKRHAKGNEEVYVLKKELGRSNANFDFLRSQINPHFLFNALNTLYGTALQENSERTAQGIQMLGDMMRFMLHENHQPRILLSREVEYMRNYIDLQLLRTSASPDIVIETRIEDVLAERYIAPMLLIPFVENAFKHGISLKEKSWIRISLHTDQSKLYFDVYNSRHPKSEQDPEKDKSGIGLSNVKQRLDLLYPGKQELIIRETPEEFFVHLTLEL; this is translated from the coding sequence ATGAATGATCTGACAATGAAAAGCTTTATTGCTGAACCGCTGCAACGGAATAAGGTAGAGTTCTGGGCAGCCACCACCATCTTTGTTTTCGCACTGTTTTCGCTAATTACCGCTGATAGTCCGAACGAACATCATTTTTGGGAGGTTGGATACAACTTCCAATACTACGAGAATTATTTCTGGCCGCAGTTGGTACGGTATACCTTGCTATACCTGACCTTTCTGCTGCTTAATTTTAAAGTGATGCCTGCGTTTATTTCTAAACACAAGGTCTGGCTTTATGTATTCATAACCCTGCTTGCCTTTATAGCCCTGAGCCTGTTTGCCGGCATCCTCGATACTTACACCAAAGGCTATTTGTTTGAGGAGTTTGCTACGCAGGACGAGACCTACAGCCATATTTTCCAGAACAGTTTCAGGCATACCCTGTGGTTGTTTCTGATGTTCGGCTTCTATTCAGCTATCAAGTTCACGGGCTTATATTTGCTTTCTAATTCAACCGTTATACAATCTAAATACCGGATAGTAACCCGCGATGCCCTCACCGCATTTGTGTTCTGGATGGTGAGCGTATTTCTGTTACTGATCATGGATGTGGGCGAGGAAATTACGGTTGTTTGGGCTGTGTTCTCTCTAAGTGCCTTGCTGTTGTATTGCATCTCCTTCTACACACTAATACCGAAGTCCTTAAACACCAAAAAGCCGCTACGGTCTTATATTTTAAGAACGCTGTTGATACTAGCGCTGGCTTATCTGCCAATTGCGTTTATAATAATGATGGTGGTACACCACGAAGATGTTGCTTTTGGGGTGAGCTTCTTTAACATACTTTTTCAGCTGGCTGTAACAGTGCCTTTAACCTGGGTACTTTTTAAGCGGCATGCCAAAGGCAACGAGGAAGTATATGTTTTGAAAAAAGAGCTCGGCAGATCGAACGCCAACTTTGATTTTCTGAGATCACAGATAAACCCGCACTTCCTGTTTAATGCGCTGAACACACTTTACGGCACTGCCTTGCAGGAAAACAGCGAACGCACCGCTCAGGGTATACAGATGCTGGGCGACATGATGCGCTTTATGCTGCACGAAAACCACCAGCCAAGAATACTGCTTTCGCGCGAAGTAGAATATATGCGCAACTATATCGATCTGCAATTACTGCGTACTTCTGCGTCGCCGGATATTGTGATAGAAACCAGGATAGAGGATGTGCTGGCTGAGCGATACATTGCCCCAATGCTGCTCATTCCATTTGTGGAAAATGCATTTAAGCACGGCATCAGCCTGAAAGAGAAATCGTGGATAAGAATAAGCCTGCACACTGATCAGAGCAAGCTGTATTTCGACGTATATAACAGCAGGCACCCGAAGTCGGAGCAGGACCCGGAAAAAGATAAATCAGGTATCGGGCTGAGCAATGTGAAGCAGCGCCTTGATCTGCTTTACCCGGGCAAACAGGAACTGATCATCCGCGAAACACCGGAAGAGTTCTTTGTGCACCTCACGCTTGAGTTGTAA
- a CDS encoding LytR/AlgR family response regulator transcription factor has translation MRGIAIDDEPMALEVVRMHAAKVPYLELVACFTDAFKALEYLQNEPVDLLFLDIKMPDISGLEFVTSLQKKPMVIFTTAYTEHAVTSFELDAIDYLLKPFSLPRFIKACNKAHELLQLRGTTTSAKDYVFLKTGYEQVKVFYEEILYMEAAGNYVTFVLQDKKLLSRMTINELSEQLPSDKFIRVHRSYIVAKDRIDKIERHQVTIKGNEVPVGASYMPQLQIV, from the coding sequence ATGAGAGGAATAGCAATAGACGATGAACCAATGGCGCTGGAGGTGGTGCGCATGCACGCTGCCAAGGTGCCATATTTAGAGTTGGTTGCTTGTTTTACCGATGCCTTTAAGGCGCTGGAGTATTTGCAGAATGAGCCTGTTGATTTGCTGTTCCTGGATATAAAAATGCCGGACATTTCGGGGTTGGAGTTTGTGACCAGCCTGCAGAAAAAACCGATGGTGATATTTACAACCGCTTACACCGAGCATGCCGTTACCAGCTTTGAGCTTGATGCGATAGATTACCTGCTGAAACCGTTCTCACTGCCAAGGTTTATAAAAGCCTGCAACAAAGCGCATGAGCTACTGCAACTACGGGGAACTACAACCTCAGCCAAAGACTACGTTTTTCTGAAGACAGGATATGAGCAGGTGAAGGTCTTTTACGAGGAGATACTGTACATGGAAGCCGCCGGCAACTATGTTACTTTTGTGCTGCAAGATAAAAAGTTACTGTCGCGGATGACGATCAATGAACTGAGCGAGCAGTTGCCTTCTGATAAGTTTATAAGAGTACACCGGTCTTATATAGTTGCCAAAGACAGGATAGATAAAATTGAGCGTCACCAGGTAACTATAAAAGGGAACGAAGTGCCGGTTGGCGCATCGTATATGCCCCAACTACAGATCGTATAA
- a CDS encoding glutathione synthetase: MNIGFVVNDVNTEKASYTTVFLAQRMHNLGYNVYLMGVGDLAYYPDGYMGATATQAEANHKYKTPATYLEALQSDKATKVRVTAPDLDVLMLRNDPSAEGEGRSWAQNAGIIFGQLAIRHGVIVLNDPTSLSDAVNKMYFQHFPEAVRPRTLITRDKDEIKEFFNEQNNNIILKPLQGSGGSGVFMVKKDDATNLNQIVEAISRDGYVIAQEYLPEATEGDVRLFVMNGEALQHKGKYCAIRRVSSKDDIRSNMHAGGSAVAAKVDQRMLDLVELVKPKLIQDGMFLVGLDIVGDKLMEINVFSPGALPDASELEGVDFSEPIIAALEKKVHYKKTYGVQVSNKTIAMI; this comes from the coding sequence ATGAATATTGGATTCGTAGTAAACGACGTAAATACAGAAAAAGCATCTTATACCACCGTTTTCCTGGCGCAGCGCATGCACAACCTGGGGTACAATGTGTACCTGATGGGCGTTGGCGACCTGGCTTATTATCCCGACGGTTATATGGGCGCAACAGCCACACAGGCCGAAGCAAATCACAAGTACAAAACACCGGCTACTTACCTGGAAGCTTTGCAAAGTGACAAAGCCACTAAAGTTCGGGTAACTGCCCCTGACCTGGATGTACTCATGCTCCGCAACGACCCTTCTGCCGAAGGAGAAGGCCGTTCCTGGGCTCAGAATGCCGGTATCATTTTCGGACAGTTGGCCATACGCCACGGCGTTATCGTTTTAAATGATCCTACCTCGTTATCGGATGCGGTAAATAAAATGTACTTCCAGCACTTTCCGGAAGCCGTTAGGCCACGCACGCTCATTACCCGCGATAAAGACGAGATAAAGGAATTCTTTAACGAGCAGAATAACAACATCATTCTTAAGCCATTGCAGGGTTCCGGCGGATCGGGTGTGTTTATGGTTAAAAAAGATGATGCCACCAACCTGAACCAGATTGTAGAAGCGATAAGCAGGGATGGCTATGTAATTGCCCAGGAATATTTACCGGAAGCGACAGAAGGCGATGTGCGGCTTTTTGTGATGAACGGAGAAGCCCTGCAGCATAAAGGGAAGTATTGCGCCATACGCAGGGTTAGCAGCAAAGATGACATCCGGAGCAACATGCACGCCGGCGGTTCTGCAGTTGCTGCTAAAGTAGATCAGCGCATGCTGGACCTGGTAGAGCTGGTTAAACCGAAACTGATACAGGATGGCATGTTCCTGGTTGGTCTGGATATAGTTGGCGATAAACTGATGGAGATAAACGTGTTCAGCCCCGGTGCTTTGCCGGATGCCAGCGAACTGGAAGGCGTAGATTTTTCGGAACCAATTATTGCCGCACTGGAGAAGAAAGTACACTACAAAAAAACCTACGGTGTGCAGGTAAGCAACAAAACCATCGCCATGATCTGA
- a CDS encoding flavohemoglobin expression-modulating QEGLA motif protein, whose product MIDSITEHFIRKITKSLRRGKQVHRSLPDGGLVYIDRPLPFLLLFRHPAGKPDHATADFVKASASYIISHEEQTPELKILISSIAEEMAQKFDAFLILEIKAAADKTPASPLFKILGPKEQLPTTISMLQQELEKIKIGGFHSSVETASNQELLQGPLRLFSEEDLKKHSYLMLGLELKPIYVNQETGKAYPLLLRTLREKIANAIKKTVFDFLSVQTTHKPVHFQALGRQAVNRAVWKIDKQLTSISDQFRFLLLVTPVNNNEAWAEFKKSNYSQTPTFFYRLMPVDADQLKRKLYNIPIEKVDDPTLAYLFRDKRHELDKMLTMLADRNTPNFMYSSMQLFGSVDDELLKTAEAILAAIPEPTRETDVELIPVPEFAALAEQEIAFLKNQYAGVDSGVDVSDTIVGLIVSKGRLNVGTDAKIPRHRAQALIQHEVGTHILTYYNGKAQPLQQLYVGSPGYEELQEGLAVLSEWLVGGLDQDRMRTLAARVITVYHLTKGCSFTDNFWQLKDNYNFDDETAWDITMRVHRGGGLTKDAVYLRGLIHLLSYLKEGNDLEPLLIGKIRQDYIPIVQELIYRNVLWPVPLKPRYLIDPTIKPKLEKLKEGITVFNLL is encoded by the coding sequence ATGATTGATAGCATAACCGAGCATTTTATCCGGAAAATCACCAAAAGCCTGCGCCGTGGCAAGCAGGTACACCGCAGCCTGCCCGATGGCGGCCTGGTGTACATCGACAGGCCCCTGCCCTTTTTACTGCTGTTCCGCCACCCGGCCGGCAAACCCGACCACGCTACCGCCGACTTTGTTAAAGCCTCGGCCTCTTACATCATCTCGCACGAAGAACAGACGCCTGAGCTTAAGATTTTAATTAGCAGCATTGCCGAAGAAATGGCGCAGAAGTTCGATGCCTTTCTGATACTGGAAATAAAAGCGGCAGCGGATAAAACTCCAGCTTCACCACTTTTCAAAATTCTTGGCCCGAAAGAGCAGCTACCGACTACCATCAGCATGTTACAGCAGGAACTGGAGAAGATAAAGATCGGCGGCTTTCACAGTTCCGTAGAGACGGCATCAAACCAGGAATTACTGCAAGGCCCGCTGCGGTTGTTTTCGGAAGAAGACTTAAAAAAACACAGTTACCTGATGCTGGGCCTGGAACTGAAACCGATCTATGTAAACCAGGAAACCGGTAAAGCTTACCCCTTGTTGCTTCGCACCCTGCGCGAGAAAATTGCCAATGCAATCAAGAAAACGGTATTTGATTTTTTATCCGTCCAGACAACACATAAACCCGTTCATTTCCAGGCGTTGGGCAGGCAGGCTGTTAACAGGGCAGTCTGGAAGATAGATAAACAGCTCACCAGCATCAGCGATCAGTTCCGGTTTCTGTTGCTGGTTACGCCCGTCAATAACAACGAAGCCTGGGCCGAATTCAAAAAATCAAACTATAGCCAGACGCCCACCTTTTTTTACCGCCTGATGCCCGTAGATGCCGACCAGCTGAAACGCAAACTATACAACATCCCGATCGAGAAAGTAGACGACCCAACCCTGGCTTACCTGTTCCGGGACAAGCGCCATGAACTGGATAAAATGCTGACCATGCTTGCAGACCGAAACACCCCGAATTTTATGTACAGCAGCATGCAGTTGTTTGGTTCTGTGGATGACGAGTTACTGAAAACAGCGGAAGCCATACTAGCTGCCATACCTGAACCTACCCGCGAAACCGATGTAGAACTGATACCTGTACCGGAATTTGCAGCACTGGCAGAACAGGAAATTGCGTTTCTTAAAAACCAGTATGCCGGCGTTGATTCCGGGGTGGATGTGAGCGATACTATAGTTGGGCTTATCGTTTCGAAGGGCAGGCTGAATGTTGGGACCGATGCAAAAATACCCCGGCACAGGGCGCAGGCACTGATACAGCACGAAGTTGGAACGCATATCTTAACTTACTATAACGGCAAAGCACAGCCGTTGCAGCAACTATACGTGGGCAGCCCGGGCTACGAAGAACTACAGGAAGGCCTGGCCGTACTAAGCGAATGGCTGGTTGGCGGCCTGGATCAGGACAGAATGCGCACGCTGGCGGCTCGTGTCATTACCGTTTATCACTTAACGAAAGGCTGCAGTTTTACCGATAATTTCTGGCAACTGAAAGACAACTATAACTTTGATGATGAAACGGCCTGGGATATAACGATGCGCGTACACCGTGGAGGTGGCTTAACCAAAGATGCTGTTTACCTGCGTGGCCTCATTCATTTACTGAGCTACCTGAAAGAAGGAAACGACCTGGAACCACTGCTGATCGGGAAAATACGGCAGGATTACATCCCCATCGTTCAGGAACTGATCTATAGAAATGTGCTGTGGCCGGTACCTTTAAAACCACGTTACCTGATCGACCCAACTATAAAACCCAAGCTTGAAAAACTAAAAGAAGGCATAACAGTATTTAACTTACTATAA